The Rhodococcus triatomae genome includes a window with the following:
- a CDS encoding pyridoxamine 5'-phosphate oxidase family protein, with protein MTSSEIEDFVERSRVATLATLGPAGTPHLTAMWFAVIGSEIWFETKAKSQKAVNLARDDRVSVLIEDGDTYDTLRGVSIEGRAEVYDDPESLFLVGVGVWERYTGPYDDSLRPAVEAMLHKRVAVRVVADRTRSWDHRKLGLPPMPVGGSTAPAADRSGDPSAGN; from the coding sequence ATGACGAGCTCCGAGATCGAGGACTTCGTGGAGCGGAGCAGAGTCGCCACGCTCGCCACCCTCGGCCCCGCGGGTACGCCGCACCTGACAGCCATGTGGTTCGCGGTGATCGGGTCCGAGATCTGGTTCGAAACCAAGGCGAAATCCCAGAAGGCGGTCAATCTCGCCCGCGACGACCGGGTCAGCGTGCTGATCGAGGACGGCGACACCTACGACACACTGCGCGGTGTGTCGATCGAGGGGCGCGCCGAGGTGTACGACGATCCGGAATCGCTGTTCCTCGTCGGCGTCGGCGTCTGGGAGCGGTACACCGGGCCCTACGACGACAGCCTGCGCCCGGCCGTCGAGGCGATGCTGCACAAGCGAGTCGCCGTACGCGTGGTCGCCGACCGGACGCGGTCGTGGGACCACCGCAAGCTCGGGCTGCCTCCGATGCCGGTGGGCGGGAGCACCGCACCGGCTGCCGATCGCTCCGGTGACCCCTCCGCCGGCAACTGA
- a CDS encoding fumarylacetoacetate hydrolase family protein, producing MRLGRVASPDGVAFVSIEGEGNSSAGLTAREIAEHPFGSPTFTGRSWPLADVRLLAPILATKIIAIGKNYAAHAAEMGGEAPADPVIFLKPSTSIVGPDAAIALPKNSAEVHYEGELAVVIGRPCKDVPAAKALDVVLGYTVANDVTARDQQRHDGQWTRAKGYDTFCPLGPWIETTLDPTDLDITTEVDGEVKQSSNTSLLLHDIPKIIEWVSAVMTLLPGDVILTGTPEGVGPITDGQTVSVTVSGIGTLTNSVAAKR from the coding sequence ATGCGTCTTGGTCGAGTAGCGAGTCCCGATGGTGTTGCGTTCGTGAGTATCGAGGGGGAGGGGAACTCGAGTGCGGGGCTGACGGCCCGGGAGATCGCCGAGCACCCGTTCGGCTCGCCCACGTTCACCGGACGTAGTTGGCCGCTGGCCGACGTCCGGCTGCTGGCCCCCATCCTCGCCACCAAGATCATCGCGATCGGCAAGAACTATGCCGCGCATGCGGCCGAGATGGGTGGCGAGGCGCCTGCGGACCCGGTGATCTTCCTCAAGCCGTCCACCTCCATCGTGGGTCCCGACGCCGCGATCGCCTTGCCGAAGAACTCTGCCGAGGTGCACTACGAGGGTGAACTCGCGGTCGTGATCGGACGGCCCTGCAAGGACGTTCCCGCGGCGAAAGCACTCGACGTCGTGCTCGGCTACACCGTCGCCAACGACGTCACCGCCCGCGATCAGCAACGCCACGACGGTCAGTGGACTCGGGCCAAGGGCTACGACACCTTCTGCCCGTTGGGTCCGTGGATCGAGACGACGCTCGATCCGACCGATCTGGACATCACCACCGAGGTCGACGGCGAGGTCAAGCAGAGCAGTAACACTTCGCTTCTCCTGCACGACATTCCGAAGATCATCGAGTGGGTCTCCGCGGTGATGACGCTGCTGCCGGGAGATGTGATCCTCACCGGAACCCCCGAGGGCGTGGGCCCGATCACCGACGGTCAGACCGTCTCGGTGACGGTGTCGGGCATCGGCACACTCACCAACTCGGTGGCGGCCAAGCGCTGA
- the serA gene encoding phosphoglycerate dehydrogenase has translation MSQNGRPVVLIADKLAQSTVDALGDGVEVRWVDGPDRPALLAAVPEADALLVRSATTVDAEVLAAATRLKIVGRAGVGLDNVDIPAATERGVMVVNAPTSNIHSAAEHAVALLMATARQIPAADRTLREHTWKRSSFNGTEILGKTVGVVGLGRIGQLFAQRLAAFETSIIAYDPYLPAARAAQLGIELVDIDELVERADFISVHLPKTKETAGLINAERLAKAKDGVIIVNAARGGLIDEGALYDALVSGKVRGAGLDVFESEPCTDSTLFDLENTVVTPHLGASTSEAQDRAGIDVAKSVLLALAGEFVPDAVNVTGGPVGEEVAPWLDLVRKLGLLAGTLAPEATQTVQVVASGELSAYNVEILGLAALRGIFSASSDEAVTFVNAPQIAEQRGVSVVVDTHSEASTHRSAVEVRAVAADGVVTSVTGALTGLQQVEKIVNINARSFDLRAEGHNLVVHYSDRPGVLGTLGTVLGDAGIDIQAAALSQDAEGEGATVILRVSQVVADDQVAAIVGQLDARVEQVDLS, from the coding sequence GTGAGCCAGAACGGCCGTCCCGTAGTCCTGATCGCCGACAAGCTGGCACAGTCGACCGTCGATGCCCTCGGCGACGGCGTCGAGGTGCGTTGGGTCGACGGTCCCGACCGGCCGGCTCTGCTCGCGGCCGTGCCCGAGGCGGACGCGCTGCTCGTCCGCTCCGCCACCACCGTCGACGCCGAGGTCCTCGCCGCGGCCACCAGGCTGAAGATCGTCGGCCGCGCCGGTGTCGGCCTCGACAACGTCGACATCCCGGCCGCCACCGAGCGCGGTGTCATGGTCGTCAATGCGCCGACGTCGAACATCCATTCCGCGGCGGAGCACGCGGTGGCCCTGCTCATGGCCACCGCACGCCAGATTCCCGCGGCCGATCGCACGCTGCGCGAGCACACCTGGAAGCGGTCGAGCTTCAACGGCACCGAGATCCTCGGCAAGACTGTCGGCGTGGTCGGGCTCGGCCGCATCGGCCAGCTGTTCGCGCAGCGTCTCGCCGCGTTCGAGACCTCGATCATCGCGTACGACCCCTACCTCCCCGCCGCACGTGCGGCGCAGCTCGGCATCGAGCTGGTCGACATCGACGAGCTGGTCGAGCGGGCCGACTTCATCTCGGTGCACCTGCCGAAGACGAAGGAGACGGCCGGACTGATCAACGCCGAGCGCCTGGCGAAGGCCAAGGACGGCGTCATCATCGTCAATGCCGCCCGAGGCGGACTCATCGACGAGGGTGCGCTGTACGACGCCCTCGTCTCGGGCAAGGTCCGTGGTGCCGGTCTCGACGTGTTCGAGTCCGAGCCGTGCACCGATTCCACGCTGTTCGACCTCGAGAACACCGTCGTCACGCCGCACCTCGGCGCCTCGACCTCGGAGGCTCAGGACCGTGCGGGAATCGACGTCGCGAAGTCGGTTCTGCTCGCGCTCGCGGGCGAGTTCGTGCCGGACGCGGTGAACGTGACCGGCGGTCCCGTGGGCGAGGAAGTGGCACCCTGGCTCGATCTGGTGCGCAAGCTCGGTCTGCTCGCGGGCACCCTCGCCCCCGAGGCCACCCAGACCGTCCAGGTCGTCGCGAGCGGTGAGCTCTCCGCCTACAACGTCGAGATCCTCGGTCTCGCAGCGCTGCGCGGCATCTTCTCGGCGAGCAGTGACGAGGCCGTGACGTTCGTCAACGCGCCGCAGATCGCGGAGCAGCGCGGTGTATCGGTTGTCGTCGACACGCACTCGGAGGCGTCGACGCACCGCAGTGCGGTCGAGGTTCGCGCCGTCGCGGCGGACGGGGTGGTCACCTCGGTCACCGGCGCACTCACCGGGCTGCAGCAGGTGGAGAAGATCGTGAACATCAACGCCCGCAGCTTCGACCTGCGGGCCGAGGGCCACAACCTCGTGGTCCACTACTCGGATCGTCCCGGTGTCCTCGGCACGCTCGGTACCGTGCTCGGCGATGCCGGTATCGACATTCAGGCCGCTGCGTTGAGCCAGGACGCCGAGGGCGAGGGCGCGACCGTCATCCTGCGGGTCAGCCAGGTCGTCGCGGACGACCAGGTCGCCGCGATCGTCGGACAGCTCGACGCTCGTGTCGAGCAGGTCGACCTGTCCTGA
- the gltX gene encoding glutamate--tRNA ligase, giving the protein MTTSEVRVRFCPSPTGTPHVGLIRTALFNWAFARHHGGAFVFRIEDTDAARDSEESYQALLDALRWLGLNWDEGPEVGGPYEPYRQSQRRELHLEVVAKLLAAGEAYESFSTPEEVEARHRAAGRDPKLGYDNFDRDLTAEQRQAYLDEGRKPVVRLRMPDHDLTWNDLVRGETTFKSGTVPDFALTRGNGIPLYTLVNPVDDATMKITHVLRGEDLLSSTPRQLALYEALERIGVADLTPEFGHLPFVMGQGNKKLSKRDPEADLFIHRERGFVPEGLLNYLALLGWSLTDDRDVFSLDEMVSAFDISTVNSNPARFDQKKADAINAEHIRQLDPAEFAARLRAFLTEYHGLGAVDDALFATAADLVQTRIVVLSDAWDLLKFLFVDESEFTVDPAAAAKNLGADAGPVLDAAIASLESVDTWTASSIEEALKSALIDGLGLKPRKAFAPVRVGVTGSHISPPLYESMELLGRDVSSARLRSARSLVPAEA; this is encoded by the coding sequence ATGACCACAAGCGAAGTTCGCGTCCGTTTCTGCCCGTCGCCCACCGGAACCCCGCACGTCGGGCTGATCCGTACCGCGCTGTTCAACTGGGCGTTCGCCCGCCACCACGGTGGCGCGTTCGTGTTCCGCATCGAGGACACCGACGCCGCCCGGGACAGCGAGGAGTCCTACCAGGCCCTGCTGGATGCGCTGCGCTGGCTGGGGCTCAACTGGGACGAGGGGCCGGAGGTCGGTGGGCCGTACGAGCCGTATCGGCAGTCGCAGCGCCGCGAGCTGCATCTCGAGGTGGTGGCGAAGCTGCTCGCGGCGGGGGAGGCGTACGAATCGTTCTCCACCCCCGAGGAGGTCGAGGCCAGGCACCGTGCCGCCGGCCGCGACCCGAAGCTGGGATACGACAACTTCGATCGTGATCTCACGGCGGAACAGCGCCAGGCGTACCTCGACGAGGGCCGGAAGCCGGTGGTGCGCCTGCGGATGCCCGACCACGATCTCACCTGGAACGATCTGGTACGGGGGGAGACCACGTTCAAGTCGGGGACGGTGCCCGACTTCGCACTCACCCGCGGCAACGGGATCCCGCTCTACACGCTGGTCAACCCGGTCGACGATGCGACGATGAAGATCACCCACGTCCTGCGCGGGGAGGATCTGCTGTCCTCGACCCCGCGGCAGCTCGCACTGTACGAGGCACTCGAACGCATCGGTGTCGCCGATCTCACTCCGGAGTTCGGGCATCTGCCGTTCGTCATGGGGCAGGGCAACAAGAAGCTCTCCAAGAGGGATCCGGAGGCCGATCTCTTCATCCACCGCGAGCGCGGCTTCGTCCCGGAGGGGCTTCTCAACTACCTGGCCCTGCTCGGGTGGAGCCTCACCGACGATCGCGACGTCTTCTCGCTCGACGAGATGGTGTCGGCCTTCGACATCTCCACGGTGAACTCGAACCCCGCCCGCTTCGACCAGAAGAAGGCGGATGCGATCAATGCCGAACACATTCGTCAGCTCGATCCGGCCGAGTTCGCCGCCCGGCTCCGTGCCTTCCTCACCGAGTACCACGGCCTCGGTGCGGTCGACGATGCACTCTTCGCGACGGCCGCGGACCTCGTGCAGACCCGCATCGTCGTGCTCTCCGACGCCTGGGATCTCCTGAAGTTCCTGTTCGTCGACGAGTCCGAGTTCACCGTCGATCCCGCCGCGGCCGCGAAGAATCTCGGTGCCGACGCGGGGCCCGTCCTCGACGCGGCCATCGCCTCGCTCGAATCGGTCGACACGTGGACCGCCTCCTCGATCGAGGAGGCGCTGAAGTCGGCGTTGATCGACGGCCTGGGTCTCAAGCCCAGGAAGGCGTTCGCGCCGGTGCGGGTGGGTGTCACCGGCTCGCACATCAGCCCACCGCTGTACGAGTCGATGGAACTGTTGGGGCGGGACGTGTCGTCGGCGCGGTTGCGCAGCGCGCGCTCCCTGGTCCCTGCTGAGGCCTGA
- a CDS encoding MFS transporter, translating to MLALGMFAQAAQAVFVNGVAFLIPELQATHGLDLARSGLIVAAPTLGVVVTLVAWGAAADRFGERRVLTLGMAACTATGVGAALAPSLVLVWCLLFVGGMAAASANAASGRVVVGWFPPHRRGLAMGMRQMSLPLGIAVAALTMPGIGHEYGLGAAFAVPTVLCALAALACGCGVLDPPRPDRAAAAESGLLANPYRSATSPSRTAASLWRIHAASALLVVPQYTVWTFALVWLIADEGWSATSAGVVVTVAQILGAAGRMGVGYWSDRVGSRMTPLRTVAITGAGCMTVLALADGWGTGTAGTAVAVAALVAASVVTVAPNGLAFTAVAEIAGPYWGGRALGIQNTGQFVVAATVPPVIGAVIAVVGYPAAFAVSALFPALAAPLVPSDGASRTGADETPPPSR from the coding sequence ATGCTCGCGCTCGGGATGTTCGCCCAGGCCGCACAGGCGGTGTTCGTCAACGGAGTCGCCTTCCTCATTCCCGAACTCCAGGCCACCCACGGCCTCGACCTCGCACGGAGTGGGCTGATCGTCGCGGCGCCGACCCTCGGAGTGGTCGTCACCCTCGTCGCGTGGGGTGCTGCCGCAGACCGGTTCGGCGAGCGACGGGTACTCACCCTGGGAATGGCGGCGTGTACGGCAACCGGCGTCGGGGCCGCGCTGGCTCCCTCCCTCGTCCTGGTCTGGTGCCTGCTCTTCGTGGGTGGGATGGCGGCCGCGTCCGCCAACGCCGCGAGTGGTCGGGTGGTGGTCGGGTGGTTCCCGCCGCACCGGCGTGGGCTCGCGATGGGCATGCGCCAGATGTCGCTGCCACTGGGCATCGCGGTCGCCGCACTGACCATGCCCGGCATCGGTCACGAGTACGGTCTCGGCGCGGCCTTCGCCGTTCCGACCGTGCTGTGCGCTCTCGCCGCGCTCGCGTGCGGATGCGGAGTGCTCGATCCGCCACGGCCGGATCGCGCCGCCGCGGCCGAGTCGGGACTGCTCGCCAATCCATATCGTTCCGCAACATCCCCGTCTCGTACCGCAGCATCACTGTGGCGCATCCATGCCGCCTCGGCCCTCCTCGTGGTCCCGCAGTACACGGTGTGGACGTTCGCGCTGGTCTGGCTCATCGCGGACGAGGGCTGGTCCGCGACCTCGGCGGGAGTGGTCGTCACCGTCGCACAGATCCTCGGTGCCGCCGGCCGCATGGGGGTCGGCTACTGGTCGGACCGGGTCGGCAGCCGAATGACACCGCTTCGGACCGTGGCGATCACGGGGGCAGGGTGCATGACCGTTCTCGCACTCGCCGACGGGTGGGGTACCGGCACGGCGGGTACGGCCGTTGCGGTGGCCGCGCTCGTGGCAGCCTCGGTCGTCACCGTTGCGCCCAACGGGCTCGCCTTCACCGCCGTCGCCGAGATCGCCGGACCGTATTGGGGCGGGCGGGCACTCGGCATTCAGAACACCGGCCAGTTCGTCGTCGCGGCCACGGTACCGCCGGTGATCGGGGCTGTGATCGCGGTCGTCGGATATCCCGCGGCTTTCGCAGTGTCTGCCCTGTTCCCGGCGCTGGCGGCACCACTGGTACCGAGCGACGGTGCATCTCGTACCGGTGCGGACGAGACTCCGCCGCCGTCCCGTTGA
- a CDS encoding DUF5302 domain-containing protein — protein sequence MTEPSEETKRKFLEALERKNRHAAGGTDHLDSKAKVDHPHGPADHKREFRRKSG from the coding sequence GTGACCGAACCGAGCGAAGAAACCAAGCGCAAGTTCCTGGAGGCGCTCGAACGCAAGAATCGCCACGCGGCGGGCGGAACCGATCACCTGGACAGCAAGGCGAAAGTCGATCATCCACACGGCCCCGCGGACCACAAACGCGAATTCCGGCGCAAGAGCGGATGA
- the ilvN gene encoding acetolactate synthase small subunit: MSTSHTLSVLVEDKPGVLARVAALFSRRGFNIESLAVGGTEIPEISRMTIVVTVDEFPLEQVTKQLNKLVNVIKIVEQEGDASVARELILIKVRADASVRTQVIETVNLFRAKVIDVAPESVTVEATGTRSKLDALLRMLDPYGVREIVQSGVVAVGRGPKSITATR, encoded by the coding sequence GTGAGCACGAGCCACACCCTCAGTGTGCTTGTCGAAGACAAACCAGGCGTGCTGGCCAGGGTCGCGGCGCTGTTCTCGCGTCGTGGTTTCAACATCGAGTCCCTCGCCGTGGGGGGTACGGAGATCCCCGAGATCTCCCGCATGACCATCGTCGTCACCGTCGACGAGTTCCCGCTCGAGCAGGTGACCAAGCAGCTCAACAAGCTCGTCAACGTCATCAAGATCGTCGAGCAGGAGGGTGACGCATCCGTCGCCCGTGAGCTGATCCTGATCAAGGTGCGTGCCGACGCGAGCGTGCGGACCCAGGTGATCGAAACCGTGAACCTGTTCCGTGCCAAGGTGATCGACGTGGCGCCCGAGTCGGTGACGGTCGAGGCGACCGGTACCCGGTCGAAGCTCGACGCCCTGTTGCGGATGCTCGACCCCTATGGCGTCCGCGAGATCGTCCAGTCCGGTGTCGTGGCCGTCGGGCGAGGCCCGAAGTCCATCACCGCGACCCGCTAG
- a CDS encoding acetolactate synthase large subunit yields the protein MSAPTARPQPTPRKSTQSGSQPGAAGKSGPTPGTAAQTGSRRPLAPERVTGAQSVVRALEELEVDTVFGIPGGAVLPVYDPLFDSKKVRHVLVRHEQGAGHAATGYAQATGKVGVCMATSGPGATNLVTPLADAQMDSVPVVAITGQVGRGLIGTDAFQEADISGITMPITKHNFLVTDGADIPRVLAEAFYLASSGRPGAVLVDIPKDVLQAQTSFSWPPEMHLPGYRPVTRPHGKQVREAARLIAESSRPVLYVGGGVIKAEASAELLELAELTGIPVVTTLMARGAFPDTHNLNCGMPGMHGTVAAVAALQRSDLLVTLGARFDDRVTGQLDSFAPDAKVIHADIDPAEIGKNRYADVPIVGDCKEVISELVEAIKADRATGSELVLTEWWSYLDDIRRTYPLSYDRPSDGSLSPEYVIQSVGKLAGPDAIYCAGVGQHQMWAAQFVEYEKPRTWLNSGGLGTMGYAVPAAMGAKMGMPDSEVWAIDGDGCFQMTNQELATCAVEGVPIKVALINNGNLGMVRQWQTLFYDERYSNTNLGTHGAIRIPDFVKLAEALGCHGIRVEREEDVEAAIREAQSINDRPVVIDFIVGADAQVWPMVAAGTSNDQIMAARGIRPLFDDDEAAAEPAVIHEAMEREQQAAAAAGEDDQ from the coding sequence CGCACCCACCGCACGGCCTCAGCCCACGCCGCGCAAGTCGACGCAGTCGGGTTCACAGCCCGGCGCCGCGGGGAAGTCGGGCCCCACGCCCGGCACCGCCGCGCAGACCGGTAGCCGCCGTCCCCTCGCCCCCGAGCGAGTCACCGGCGCCCAGTCCGTCGTTCGAGCCCTCGAGGAGCTCGAGGTCGACACGGTATTCGGCATTCCGGGCGGTGCCGTGCTCCCTGTCTACGACCCGCTCTTCGACTCGAAGAAGGTGCGCCACGTGCTGGTGCGTCACGAACAGGGAGCCGGCCACGCCGCCACCGGATACGCGCAGGCCACCGGCAAGGTCGGCGTCTGTATGGCGACGTCCGGTCCCGGTGCGACCAACCTGGTGACGCCCCTCGCCGACGCCCAGATGGACTCGGTCCCGGTGGTCGCGATCACCGGCCAGGTCGGCCGCGGCCTGATCGGCACCGACGCCTTCCAGGAAGCGGACATCTCCGGCATCACCATGCCGATCACCAAGCACAACTTCCTGGTCACGGACGGCGCCGACATCCCGCGTGTGCTCGCCGAGGCGTTCTACCTCGCCTCGAGCGGCCGTCCGGGCGCGGTCCTCGTCGACATCCCCAAGGACGTCCTGCAGGCCCAGACCAGCTTCTCGTGGCCGCCGGAGATGCACCTGCCCGGCTACCGGCCGGTCACCCGGCCGCACGGCAAGCAGGTCCGCGAGGCGGCCCGCCTGATCGCCGAGTCGAGTCGGCCCGTGCTGTACGTCGGCGGCGGCGTCATCAAGGCGGAAGCGTCCGCGGAACTGCTCGAGCTCGCCGAACTCACCGGGATCCCGGTCGTGACCACCCTGATGGCACGCGGCGCGTTCCCCGACACCCACAACCTCAACTGCGGCATGCCCGGTATGCACGGCACCGTCGCCGCGGTCGCCGCCCTGCAGCGCAGCGACCTGCTGGTCACGCTGGGCGCGCGGTTCGACGACCGGGTCACCGGTCAGCTGGACTCGTTCGCGCCCGATGCCAAGGTCATCCATGCGGACATCGACCCGGCCGAGATCGGCAAGAACCGCTACGCGGATGTCCCGATCGTCGGCGACTGCAAGGAGGTCATCTCCGAACTGGTCGAGGCGATCAAGGCGGACCGCGCCACCGGCAGCGAGCTCGTCCTCACCGAGTGGTGGTCCTACCTGGACGACATCCGCCGTACCTACCCGCTCAGCTACGACCGCCCCTCGGACGGGTCGCTGTCGCCGGAGTACGTGATCCAGTCGGTCGGCAAGCTGGCCGGTCCCGACGCGATCTACTGCGCGGGTGTCGGTCAGCACCAGATGTGGGCCGCGCAGTTCGTCGAGTACGAGAAGCCACGGACCTGGCTCAACTCGGGTGGTCTGGGAACCATGGGTTACGCGGTTCCCGCGGCCATGGGCGCCAAGATGGGTATGCCGGACTCCGAGGTGTGGGCAATCGACGGCGACGGCTGCTTCCAGATGACCAACCAGGAGCTCGCGACGTGCGCCGTCGAGGGTGTGCCGATCAAGGTCGCGCTCATCAACAACGGCAACCTCGGCATGGTCCGGCAGTGGCAGACCCTGTTCTACGACGAGCGGTACTCCAACACGAACCTCGGCACACACGGTGCGATCCGCATCCCGGACTTCGTGAAGCTCGCCGAGGCTCTCGGCTGCCACGGCATCCGCGTCGAACGCGAGGAGGACGTCGAGGCGGCGATCCGCGAGGCGCAGTCGATCAACGACCGCCCGGTGGTCATCGACTTCATCGTCGGTGCCGACGCCCAGGTGTGGCCCATGGTGGCTGCGGGCACCAGTAACGACCAGATCATGGCGGCGCGGGGAATCCGGCCGTTGTTCGACGACGACGAGGCGGCGGCGGAGCCGGCCGTCATCCACGAGGCGATGGAACGCGAGCAGCAGGCGGCCGCCGCTGCAGGAGAGGACGATCAGTGA
- a CDS encoding 3-isopropylmalate dehydrogenase has translation MKLAVIPGDGIGVEVTAEALKVLRALVPDLETTEYDLGARRYNATGELLPAADLEAIRAHDAILLGAIGDPSVTPGVLERGLLLNMRFALDHHVNLRPAQLYPGVASPLAAQPDIDFVVVREGTEGPYTGNGGSIRVGTPHEIATEVSINTYFGAERVVRYAFALAQTRRKHLTLIHKTNVLSYAGAIWTRAVETVAAEYPDVETAYCHIDAATIYLVSDPSRFDVIVTDNLFGDIITDLAGAVTGGIGLAASGNIDASRTNPSMFEPVHGSAPDIAGKGIADPTAAILSAALLLRHLGRDEDAARIERAVEADLAARGDQAIVTSEVGDRITAAL, from the coding sequence ATGAAACTTGCGGTCATTCCCGGAGACGGCATCGGCGTCGAGGTGACGGCGGAGGCGCTGAAGGTCCTGCGTGCGCTCGTCCCCGACCTCGAGACCACCGAGTACGACCTCGGTGCCCGGCGCTACAACGCCACCGGTGAGCTGCTTCCCGCCGCGGATCTCGAGGCGATCCGCGCCCACGACGCGATCCTCCTCGGCGCGATCGGTGATCCGTCGGTCACGCCGGGAGTGCTCGAGCGGGGGCTTCTGCTCAACATGCGATTCGCGCTCGATCATCACGTGAATCTGCGTCCCGCACAGCTGTATCCGGGCGTCGCCTCGCCGCTGGCTGCACAGCCCGACATCGATTTCGTGGTCGTTCGGGAAGGCACCGAGGGCCCCTACACCGGAAACGGTGGTTCGATCCGCGTCGGTACCCCGCACGAGATCGCCACCGAGGTCTCGATCAACACGTACTTCGGTGCGGAACGGGTGGTGCGCTACGCATTTGCGCTCGCGCAGACGCGCCGCAAGCATCTGACACTCATCCACAAGACCAACGTGCTCTCGTATGCCGGCGCGATCTGGACCCGCGCCGTCGAGACCGTGGCCGCCGAGTACCCCGACGTCGAGACCGCGTACTGCCACATCGACGCCGCCACCATCTATCTGGTCAGCGACCCTTCGCGTTTCGACGTGATCGTGACGGACAATCTGTTCGGCGACATCATCACCGATCTCGCCGGGGCGGTGACCGGGGGAATCGGCCTGGCCGCCTCGGGGAACATCGATGCCTCACGCACGAACCCGTCGATGTTCGAACCGGTCCACGGCAGTGCTCCGGACATCGCGGGTAAGGGAATCGCCGATCCCACGGCCGCGATCCTCTCGGCGGCGCTGTTGCTGCGACACCTCGGACGCGACGAGGACGCAGCGCGGATCGAACGCGCGGTCGAGGCCGACCTGGCTGCACGCGGCGACCAGGCGATCGTGACTTCGGAAGTCGGAGACCGGATCACCGCCGCGCTCTGA
- the ilvC gene encoding ketol-acid reductoisomerase, which produces MFYDDDADLSIIQGRKVAVIGYGSQGHAHSLSLRDSGVDVRIGLKEGSKSRAKAEEQGLTVGTPAEVAEWADVIMVLAPDTAQASIFKNDIEPNLKDGDALFFGHGLNIHFDLIEAPEFVTVGMVAPKGPGHLVRRQFVDGKGVPALIAIDQDPKGEGQALALSYAKAIGGTRAGVIKTTFKEETETDLFGEQAVLCGGTEELVKTGFEVMVEAGYAPEMAYFEVLHELKLIVDLMYEGGIARMNYSVSDTAEFGGYLSGPRVIDAGTKERMKAILADIQSGEFTRRLVANVENGNTELEGLRKENAEHPIEVTGKKLRDLMSWVDRPITETA; this is translated from the coding sequence ATGTTCTACGACGACGATGCCGACCTGTCGATCATCCAGGGCCGCAAGGTCGCCGTGATCGGCTACGGAAGCCAGGGCCACGCGCATTCGCTGAGCCTGCGTGATTCCGGCGTCGACGTGCGCATCGGTCTCAAGGAGGGCTCGAAGTCTCGCGCCAAGGCCGAGGAGCAGGGCCTGACCGTCGGCACGCCGGCCGAGGTCGCCGAGTGGGCCGACGTCATCATGGTGCTCGCACCGGACACCGCTCAGGCGAGCATCTTCAAGAACGACATCGAGCCGAACCTGAAGGACGGCGACGCGCTGTTCTTCGGCCACGGCCTGAACATCCACTTCGACCTGATCGAGGCTCCGGAGTTCGTCACCGTCGGCATGGTCGCCCCCAAGGGCCCCGGCCACCTGGTGCGTCGTCAGTTCGTGGACGGCAAGGGCGTTCCCGCGCTCATCGCCATCGACCAGGATCCCAAGGGTGAAGGCCAGGCTCTCGCCCTGTCCTACGCCAAGGCGATCGGCGGAACCCGCGCAGGCGTCATCAAGACCACGTTCAAGGAAGAGACCGAGACGGACCTCTTCGGCGAGCAAGCCGTGCTCTGCGGCGGCACCGAGGAACTGGTCAAGACCGGCTTCGAGGTCATGGTCGAGGCCGGCTACGCGCCCGAGATGGCGTACTTCGAGGTGCTGCACGAGCTCAAGCTGATCGTCGACCTGATGTACGAAGGCGGCATCGCCCGCATGAACTACTCGGTCTCCGACACCGCCGAGTTCGGTGGCTACCTCTCGGGTCCGCGCGTCATCGACGCCGGCACCAAGGAGCGGATGAAGGCGATCCTGGCCGACATCCAGAGCGGCGAGTTCACCCGGCGGCTGGTCGCCAACGTCGAGAACGGCAACACCGAGCTCGAGGGGCTGCGCAAGGAGAACGCCGAGCACCCGATCGAGGTCACCGGCAAGAAGCTGCGTGACCTGATGAGCTGGGTCGACCGGCCGATCACCGAGACGGCCTGA